The genomic segment GATCTGGATTTCGAGGCGAACCTGAAGGACGGCATCGCCACCGACTGGCCGATCCGCTACGCCGACATCGCGCCGTGGTACGACCATGTGGAGAAGTTCGCCGGCATCGCCGGCACGCGCGAAGGCCTGGACGTGTTGCCGGACGGCGAATTCCTGCCGCCGATCCCGTTGAACATCGTCGAGAAGGACGTGGCCGCACGGATCAAGAAAGCCTTCGGCGGCACCCGCCACATGATCCACTCGCGCACCGCCAACATCACCCAGCCGATGCCCGAGCAGGGTCGCGTCAACTGCCAGTACCGCAACAAGTGCATCCTGGGTTGTCCTTTCGGTGCCTATTTCTCGACCCAGGCGGCGACGCTGCCGGCGGCGATGAAGACCGGCAACCTGACGCTGCGGCCGTTCTCGATCGTCAAGGAAGTGCTCTATGACAAGGATCGCAAGCGTGCGCGCGGCGTGGAGGTCATCGATGCCGAGACCGGCCAGACCTACCAGTACACCGCCAAGGTGATCTTCCTCAACGCCTCCTCCTTCAACTCGACCTGGCTGCTGATGAACTCGGCCACCGATGTCTGGGAGGGCGGCCTGGGTTCCTCGTCCGGCGAGCTGGGGCATAACGTGATGGACCATCATTTCGGAGCGGGTGCTTCCGGCCGCGTCGAGGGCTACGAAGACAAGTACTACTTCGGCCGTCGACCCTGCGGTTTCTATATTCCGCGGTTCCGTAACGTCGCCGCCGACAAGCGCGGTTACCTGCGCGGGTTCGGCTACCAGGGCGGTGCCAGCCGCACAGGCTGGTCGCGCGAGATCGCCGAGCTGAACATTGGTGCCGACCTGAAGGATGCGCTGACCGTGCCCGGCGACTGGCGCATCGGCATGACCGGGTTCGGTGAAATGCTGCCGCACCACGACAATACGATCCGCCTGGACCGCGAGCGCAAGGACAAGTGGGGACTGCCGGTGCTGGCGATGGACGTTGCCATGCGCGCCAATGAACTGGCGATGCGCAAGGACATGGCCGCCGATGCCGCCGAGATGCTGGAGGCGGCCGGGGTCAAGGACGTGAAGATGCACGACAACGACTACGCGCCGGGCAAGGGCATCCATGAAATGGGAACCGCGCGCATGGGCCGTGATCGGAAGAGCTCGGTATTGAACCAGCACAATCAGGTGTGGGATGCACCCAACGTCTATGTCACCGACGGTGCCTGCATGACCTCCAGCGCGTGCGTGAATCCGTCGCTGACCTACATGGCGCTGACCGCCCGCGCCGCCGACCATGCCGTGCGTGAACTGAAAGCGGGGAACCTCTGATGGATCGTCGCGAACTGTTGAAGATGATCGTTGCTGCCACGGGTGCGGCCATGGTCGGTCTGCCGGCGCTGGTACAGGGCAAGGCACCGGCTGCCGGGGCGATGCCTGCCTTCTCCGACGCCGATATCGCCTTGCTGGACGAGATCGCCGAGACCATCCTGCCACGGACGAAAACACCGGGAGCGAAGGATGCCGGTGCGGGTCCGTTCATGGCGACCTTCGTTGCCGACTGCTACACCGCCCGGCAGCAGGCGACGTTCCGCGCCGGCCTCTCCGACATCGACGCGCGCTCCGGTGGCCGCTTCGCATCGCTCACGCCAGACGCCCGTAACACGCTGCTGCGCACGCTGGATGCAGAAGCAAAGGCACGCACGGCCGAGGTGACCGAGACGGGCACTCCGGAAGAGGGCGAGGCGATGCCGCATTACTTCACGATGCTCAAGCAGCTGGCCATCTTCGGCTTCTTCACTTCGAAGGTGGGCGCGACTGAAGTGCTGCACTACGTTGCGGTACCGGGTCGCTACGATGGCGACCTGGCCTATGTTGCCGGCACGCCTGCATGGGGGACCAGCTGATGGAGCGCTGCATGATGATCAAGCCGCTGCTGATCGCGGCCGGTGTACTGGCCGCCGGTTCCGCGTTCGCACAGGAGGGCGCCGACCCTGCGCGCGATCCGAAGAAGACCGAGGTGTGGACGCCGGTGCCTGCAACCGTGGCCACGCCGCCAGGCAAGGCGCCGTCCGACGCCATCGTATTGTTCGATGGCAAGGATGTCTCGGCCTGGGAATCGGAGCAGGGTGGGCAAGTGCCCTGGAAAGTTGCCGATGGCGCCATGACTGTCGTGCCGGGCAGCAAGGGCATTCGCACAAAGCAACGTTTCTGCGACGTGCAGCTGCATGTCGAGTGGCGCACGCCCACCGATACGAAGGGCTTCGATGGACAGAACCGCGGCAACAGCGGCATCTTCCTGCAGGAGCTGTATGAGCTGCAGGTGCTGGACAGCTACAACAATCCGACTTATGCCAACGGCCAGGCGGGCTCGATCTACAAGCAGGCCATGCCGCTGGTGAATGCCTCGCGCGCGCCGGGCCAGTGGCAGGCCTACGACATCCTCTGGAAGGCACCGCGCTTCTCGGCGGGCGGAGGGCTGGTGTCGCCCGCGCGCATCACGGTGCTGCACAACGGCGTGCTGGTGCAGGACGACACCGTGCTGGCGGGCAGGACCGAATACATCGGTGCACCTTCCTATGCGCCACACGCGTGCGCACCGCTCTATCTGCAGGAACATGATTCCAGGGTCAGCTACCGCAACATCTGGGTGCGCGAACTGTAGTGGCATACGGCCGGCGTGGTCGCCGGCCGCTTACTTCGCCAGGTAGCTGGCGATGTCGTTGATTTCCTGCTGCGAGAGCTGGGAGAAGGGCGGCATCAGCCCACCGCCCTTGCTGATCTTTTCCTTGATCTGCGCCGGTGCCATGCGCTTGCCGATGTCGGTGAGCGCCGGGAAAGCGCCCGGCATGCCCGCACGATCGGCGCCGTGGCAGGCCACGCAGTTCGCGGTGTAGAGCTTTGCACCTGCAGCCGGGTCGTCCTTGCACCAGGCGGCCGTTGCGGAGCCCAGGCCGCCCAGGGCCACGGCCATTGCCAGGATCATTTTCATGTGGGGCTCCTTCATGCGTCAGGGCTGCGCAGGGGCGGGCGCATTGACGGTCAGGTGTTCACGCAGATAGTCCGCGCCGGTCTGGATGACCTTGGCCGGATCGCGCGGCTGGTCATGTTCGACGATGTACCAGTGCACGCCAGCGGCCGCTGCGGCCGGCAGGATCGCGTTCCAGTCCAGCACGCCCTGGCCGACCGCGGCGAATCCGCCCTCGTCTTCGGCCCGGCCCTTGGGGGCATTGTCCTTGGCGTGAACCGCGAAGACATGCCCGCGGAACCTGCCCAGCATCACCGCAGGGTCCAGGCCGGCACGCGCGACCCAGGCCAGGTCCAGCTCGGTCTGCAGGTCGGGACCGGCGGCGGCGAACAGCAGTTCCAGCCCCGTCCTGCCGTTGAAGTCGACCAGCTCGAAGTCGTGGTTGTGGTAGGCCAGGTACATGCCCTTGGCCCGCACCTGTTTGGCGATGCGGCCCAGTTCCTGGCCCAGTGCGGTCCAGCCTGCGGCATCGGCCGGCCGGTCCTTCTGGTCCAGGTAGGGCACCACCAGCGTGCTGTTGCCGATCGCGCGGTTGAAGGTCACTACGCCGTCCAGGTTGTTGCGCAGCTCGGCCAATGGCACGTGCGACGAAATGGCCCTGATCGAATAGCGGTCCAGCAGCTGCTTGAGGTCCGCCGCGCTGGTGTTCTGCGTGCCGACCGTTTCCACCGCATGCACGCCCGCGTCGTGGACGATCTTCAACTGCTGCTCGAGCGAGCCGGCGTTGCGCAGGGTGTACATCTGCACCGCGATCGGCTTCTGCGTGCCTGCCACTTCGCCCGCGAAGGCGGGCAGGGCAGCGAGCAGCAGCAGGACGAGGCCTGCGGTTCTACGGACAGGGGCTTTCATCAAGAGATCCTCCCGGGTTTCAAGCGATGGTGGTCCAGGCGCGTGTCCTGGCCGATGTGATGACACGGTCGACGATCAGCGCCGAGCGCAGGCCATCGTCGAAGGTAGGCAGCCCCTCGGGCCGCTCGCCGTCGATGGCGCGATAGGTGTCGGCGACAAAGGCCTCGAAGCACTGGGCGTAACCCTGTGCGTGCCCGGCCGGCAACACCGACAACCGGCGCTGTTCGGCACTGCCGGCTCCCGGCCCACGCACGAAGGTTTCTTCGCGCTGGTCGGGCCACCCGATCCACAGCCGCTCGGCATCTTCCTGGTTGAACGCCACGCTGGCCCGGGCGCCATCGATCTCGAACCAGAGACGGTTGCGGCGTCCGGCAGAGACCTGGCTGACCGTCAGTGATGCCAGCGTGCCGTTGCCGGTGCGGAACATCGCCGCCGCCACGTCCTCGCTGGCGACCGCCTGCATCGCACCGCCGGCTGCCGGGGTGCTGAAACTCTGCGCGCCGGAGGCGCTGCGCTCGGCGATCACCGTGTCGAACGCCGCGCTGACCTCGGCGAAGCGTTCACCGCTGACCCATTCCACCAGGTCACACCAGTGCGAACCGATGTCGGCGAACACACGCGAAGCGCCGCCCAGCGCCGGATCGACGCGCCAGTTGTTGCTGGCCGGGTCCAGCAGCCAGTCCTGCAGGTAACTGCCATGGATGAGGTGCAGGGGGCCGATGTCGCCTGCGGCGATGCGCGCGCGTGCTTCCCGCACCACCGGGTGGTAGCGGTAGACGAAGGGAACCGTGGCGACCAGGCCGCTCGAGCTGGCCAGTGCGGCCAGCGCCTGCGCGTCTTCCAGCGTGGTCGCCAGTGGCTTCTCGCAGACCACGTGCTTGCCGGCCCGCAGTGCAGCTTCGGCCATGGGCCGGTGCAGGTGGTTGGGCGTGCAGACGTGCACGACCTGCACCTGCGGGTCGGCCACCACCTCCTCGATATCGCGATAGCCGCGCGGGACACCCCACGCCTGCGCTACCTCGGCGGCGCGCTGCGCGGAAGAGGCGGCCACGCCACGGATGTCGGCACCGGCCAGCAAGGCGGCGCGACGATGCACGGCCGCGATCATGCCGGTACCGATGATGGCGATTCCAGGCTTGGGCATCGGCTGCAGTCCTCAGGGCGTGGACGCTGCGGCCGCAACCACCGGCCGGTCGCGGAACAGCAGCAGGAAGGCGATCAGCACGATGAGTGCGACGCCGGCCGGGAACAGCCAGATCTGCTGCCAGTCGGGCCCTGCGGCGGTGGTGTAGTGCTCCACCACCGCGCCGGACAGGAAGGTGCCGATCAGCATGCCCACGCCATAGGTGGCCAGGGTGATGAAGCCCTGCGCACTGCTGCGTGCGTCGGGACCGGCATGGGCATCGGTGTAGATCTGGCCGGTGACGAAGAAGAAGTCGTAGCAGATGCCATGCAGCACGATGCCGATCACCAGCAGCGAGAAGCCACTGCCGGCATCGCCAAAGGCGAACATGCCGTAGCGCACGACCCACGCTGCCATGCCCACCGCCAGCATCGTCTTGACCCCCAGCCGCACGAACAGAAACGGCATGGCCAGCATCAGCAGCACTTCCGAAACCTGGCCCAGCGACTGCAGGCCCGCGGCGCCGCGCACGCCCAGATCGTTGAGATAGGGGTTGGTGAAGTTGTAGTAGAACGACAGCGGGATGCAGATGGCGATGGAGGCCAGGAAGAACACCAGATAGGACCGCGACTTCAGCAACCGCAGTGAATCCAGCCCGAGGATCTGACCCAGCCCGGCGTCACGTTGCCGGGCCAGCGGCGGCGTGTGCGGCAGAGTGAAGGCATACAGGCCGAGCAGCAGCGATGCCAGCGCGGCCATCTGGAAGGTCAGCTCGAGCCGGTGTGCCTGCTCCCAGCCCATCCAGCCGATCAGCACGCCGGCGATGATCCAGCCGATACTGCCGGCTACGCGCACCAGCGGGAACTGCTTTTCAGGCGATTGCATGTGCCGCATCGCCACGCTGTTGGCCAGTGCCAGCGTCGGCATGAACAGCAGCATGTAGCCCATGACGCAGGCGGAGAATGTGGTGAAGTCTGTCGCGGTGGACGCCAGCCACAGCAGCACCGCACCGGCCAGGTGCAGGACCGCGAGGATGCGCTGCGCCGCGAAGTAGCGATCGGCGATCAGCCCGACCAGGAAGGGCGCGACGATGGCCCCGATCGACTGGCTGAGGAAGGCGGTCGCGACCTGGCTCGCGCTGGCCTGCAACGGGCCCTGCACCAGGTACGTGCCCAGGGTGACGAACCACGCTCCCCAGATGAAGAACTGCAGAAACATCATCGCGCTCAAGCGCGACATGGCGTGCGTCATGGCTTGCCCTCCCGGGGCGGTAATGACTCAGATTCCCAGCATGCGGTGCAGTGAAGCGGCGTCGGTGCCGCTGTCGGCGAAATCATCGAAGGCGCGTTCGGTCACGCGGATGATGTGGTCGCGGATGAAGGCAGCGCCTTCGCGCGCGCCGTCCTCCGGGTGTTTCAGGCAGCACTCCCACTCCAGCACCGCCCAGCCCGGAAAGTCGTACTGCGCCATCTTCGAAAAGATCGCCTTGAAGTCGATCTGGCCGTCGCCGAGCGAGCGGAACCGGCCCGGACGATCGATCCAGTCCTGGTAGCCGCCATACACGCCGCTGCGGGCGCTCGCACGGTACTCGGCGTCCTTGACGTGGAAGATGCCGATGCGGTCGTGATAGCGGTCGATGAAGCCCAGGTAGTCCATCTGCTGCAGCAGCAGGTGGCTGGGGTCATACAGGATCTTCGCCCGCGGGTGATGATCCACCACGTCGAGGAAGCGCTCGAAGGTGGCGCCGTCGTGCAGGTCTTCGCCGGGGTGGATCTCGAAGCACAGGTCCACGCCGCAGGCGTCGAACGCATCCAGGATCGGGCGCCAGCGGCGGCCGAGTTCGGCGAAGGCTTCGTCCACCAGGCCGGGCGGGCGCTGCGGCCAGGGATAGAAGTACGGCCAGGCCAGCGCACCGGAAAAGGTGGCGTGCGCGGTCAGTCCCAGATGCTGGCTGGCCTTGGCCGCCAGCATCAGCTGATCGACCGCCCAGGCCTGGCGGGCGGCGGGGTTGCCGTGCACCGCAGGCGGTGCGAAGCCGTCAAAGAGGCTGTCATAGGCGGGGTGGACGGCGACCAGCTGTCCCTGCAGATGGGTCGACAGTTCGGTGATCTGCACACCGTGTTCGGCCAGCATGCCGGCAACATCATCGCAGTAGGCCTGGCTGTGTGCTGCTTGGGCCAGATCGAACAGGTGGGGCGCCGTGGTGGGTACTTGTACGCCAGAATAGCCCAGCCCCGCGGCCCATCCGGCCAACGTGTCCAGCCGATCAAAAGGAGCTTTGTCGCCGATGAACTGCGCCAGGAACAGCGCTGGACCCTTGAGCGTCTTCAAGATGATTCGCCCTCGATGCAATCGATTGCATTACCCTAGCATGGGCCTCCCGCAGACCCGTTGTGCAGTGCACAGCGGAAACAAGAGCTGAAACCATGGCAACCATCTACGACATCGCCAAGCACGTGGGCGTCTCTGCCGGCACGGTGTCGCGGGCGCTCTCCCGGCCGGACAAGGTGCTGCCTGCCACGCGCGCGCGCATCGAGCAGGCGGCTGCCGCGCTCGGCTACGTGCCCAACACGGTGGCCAGGACACTCAAGACCCAGCGCAGCGGCAAGATCCTGGTCACCGTGCCGGATATCGCCAATCCATTTTTCGCCCAGATCCTGCAAGGCGCAGAAGAGGCGGCACAGGCGGTTGGCTACGCGGTGCTGCTGGGCGATACCCAGCACCA from the Stenotrophomonas maltophilia genome contains:
- a CDS encoding GMC oxidoreductase, whose amino-acid sequence is MADNHYDAIVVGSGISGGWAAKELTEKGLKVLMLERGRNIEHVKDYVNAMKEAWDFPHRNRPTQAMKADFPVLMRDYGLAENLEGMWANEQDSPYIETQRFDWFRGYHVGGRSLLWGRQSYRFSDLDFEANLKDGIATDWPIRYADIAPWYDHVEKFAGIAGTREGLDVLPDGEFLPPIPLNIVEKDVAARIKKAFGGTRHMIHSRTANITQPMPEQGRVNCQYRNKCILGCPFGAYFSTQAATLPAAMKTGNLTLRPFSIVKEVLYDKDRKRARGVEVIDAETGQTYQYTAKVIFLNASSFNSTWLLMNSATDVWEGGLGSSSGELGHNVMDHHFGAGASGRVEGYEDKYYFGRRPCGFYIPRFRNVAADKRGYLRGFGYQGGASRTGWSREIAELNIGADLKDALTVPGDWRIGMTGFGEMLPHHDNTIRLDRERKDKWGLPVLAMDVAMRANELAMRKDMAADAAEMLEAAGVKDVKMHDNDYAPGKGIHEMGTARMGRDRKSSVLNQHNQVWDAPNVYVTDGACMTSSACVNPSLTYMALTARAADHAVRELKAGNL
- a CDS encoding gluconate 2-dehydrogenase subunit 3 family protein, coding for MDRRELLKMIVAATGAAMVGLPALVQGKAPAAGAMPAFSDADIALLDEIAETILPRTKTPGAKDAGAGPFMATFVADCYTARQQATFRAGLSDIDARSGGRFASLTPDARNTLLRTLDAEAKARTAEVTETGTPEEGEAMPHYFTMLKQLAIFGFFTSKVGATEVLHYVAVPGRYDGDLAYVAGTPAWGTS
- a CDS encoding 3-keto-disaccharide hydrolase; translation: MIKPLLIAAGVLAAGSAFAQEGADPARDPKKTEVWTPVPATVATPPGKAPSDAIVLFDGKDVSAWESEQGGQVPWKVADGAMTVVPGSKGIRTKQRFCDVQLHVEWRTPTDTKGFDGQNRGNSGIFLQELYELQVLDSYNNPTYANGQAGSIYKQAMPLVNASRAPGQWQAYDILWKAPRFSAGGGLVSPARITVLHNGVLVQDDTVLAGRTEYIGAPSYAPHACAPLYLQEHDSRVSYRNIWVREL
- a CDS encoding c-type cytochrome, with translation MKMILAMAVALGGLGSATAAWCKDDPAAGAKLYTANCVACHGADRAGMPGAFPALTDIGKRMAPAQIKEKISKGGGLMPPFSQLSQQEINDIASYLAK
- a CDS encoding sugar phosphate isomerase/epimerase family protein, whose product is MKAPVRRTAGLVLLLLAALPAFAGEVAGTQKPIAVQMYTLRNAGSLEQQLKIVHDAGVHAVETVGTQNTSAADLKQLLDRYSIRAISSHVPLAELRNNLDGVVTFNRAIGNSTLVVPYLDQKDRPADAAGWTALGQELGRIAKQVRAKGMYLAYHNHDFELVDFNGRTGLELLFAAAGPDLQTELDLAWVARAGLDPAVMLGRFRGHVFAVHAKDNAPKGRAEDEGGFAAVGQGVLDWNAILPAAAAAGVHWYIVEHDQPRDPAKVIQTGADYLREHLTVNAPAPAQP
- a CDS encoding Gfo/Idh/MocA family protein, which produces MPKPGIAIIGTGMIAAVHRRAALLAGADIRGVAASSAQRAAEVAQAWGVPRGYRDIEEVVADPQVQVVHVCTPNHLHRPMAEAALRAGKHVVCEKPLATTLEDAQALAALASSSGLVATVPFVYRYHPVVREARARIAAGDIGPLHLIHGSYLQDWLLDPASNNWRVDPALGGASRVFADIGSHWCDLVEWVSGERFAEVSAAFDTVIAERSASGAQSFSTPAAGGAMQAVASEDVAAAMFRTGNGTLASLTVSQVSAGRRNRLWFEIDGARASVAFNQEDAERLWIGWPDQREETFVRGPGAGSAEQRRLSVLPAGHAQGYAQCFEAFVADTYRAIDGERPEGLPTFDDGLRSALIVDRVITSARTRAWTTIA
- a CDS encoding nucleoside permease encodes the protein MTHAMSRLSAMMFLQFFIWGAWFVTLGTYLVQGPLQASASQVATAFLSQSIGAIVAPFLVGLIADRYFAAQRILAVLHLAGAVLLWLASTATDFTTFSACVMGYMLLFMPTLALANSVAMRHMQSPEKQFPLVRVAGSIGWIIAGVLIGWMGWEQAHRLELTFQMAALASLLLGLYAFTLPHTPPLARQRDAGLGQILGLDSLRLLKSRSYLVFFLASIAICIPLSFYYNFTNPYLNDLGVRGAAGLQSLGQVSEVLLMLAMPFLFVRLGVKTMLAVGMAAWVVRYGMFAFGDAGSGFSLLVIGIVLHGICYDFFFVTGQIYTDAHAGPDARSSAQGFITLATYGVGMLIGTFLSGAVVEHYTTAAGPDWQQIWLFPAGVALIVLIAFLLLFRDRPVVAAAASTP
- a CDS encoding sugar phosphate isomerase/epimerase family protein — protein: MKTLKGPALFLAQFIGDKAPFDRLDTLAGWAAGLGYSGVQVPTTAPHLFDLAQAAHSQAYCDDVAGMLAEHGVQITELSTHLQGQLVAVHPAYDSLFDGFAPPAVHGNPAARQAWAVDQLMLAAKASQHLGLTAHATFSGALAWPYFYPWPQRPPGLVDEAFAELGRRWRPILDAFDACGVDLCFEIHPGEDLHDGATFERFLDVVDHHPRAKILYDPSHLLLQQMDYLGFIDRYHDRIGIFHVKDAEYRASARSGVYGGYQDWIDRPGRFRSLGDGQIDFKAIFSKMAQYDFPGWAVLEWECCLKHPEDGAREGAAFIRDHIIRVTERAFDDFADSGTDAASLHRMLGI